CAGGCCGACGGCGCGCCGTGCGCCGGCGTCCCACATCACGCTCATCACCGCGAACGCGACCAGGAAGAACACACCGCTCCACTTGATGCCGCAGGCCGCGCCGAGGCACAGTCCGGCGCCGATGCGCCACCACCGCACCCCGAGGCGCGGACCGGTGTCGCTCAGCGCCGACGTCTCGTACCAGTCGGCCAGCCGGGTGCGCGCCTGGTCGCGGTCGGCCACCAGGCAGGCGAACCCGGCGAGCACCCACAGCATCAGGAAGCCGTCGAGCAGCGCCGTGCGGCTGAGCACGAACGCCATGCCGTCGAGCGCCAGCAGAAGGCCCGCCATGCAGCCGAGGATCGTGGAGCGCGTCATGCGCCGCGCCACCCGCGCGATGATCAGTACCGAGACGGTGCCGGCCATCGCGGCGGCGAACCGCCACCCGAACGGCGTCCAGCCGAAGATCCACTCACCGATGGCGATCATCCATTTGCCGAGCGGCGGGTGCGCCACGTACAGCGCGCACGGATCGAGGTTGTCCGGCGCGCACTTCACCCACAGGTCGGTGCCGCCCTCGATCAGCCGCCGGTCGGCGATGGGGTCATCGCTGGAGCCGAGGGTGGTCCGCTCGACCATGTACCGCAGCAGAGACAGCGCGTCCTTGGCGTAGTAGGTCTCGTCGAAGACCACGGCCTTCGGCTCGCCGAGCCGGTACAGGCGCAGGACCGCCGCGAACACCGTGACCAGCAGCGGACCGGCCCATCCCCAAAGGAAGCTGCCTTGGAACGGCGGGACGAGACGGTCGCGCACCGACGCCGGGGACGGGGACGCCTGGTCAGGAGGAGCCGCGGAATCAGCGAAAAAACGCGACACGCCGGGAATCCGCCGGGGGAAGGCACGAAGAGCCACCTGCGCACCTTAAAGGGCATGAGGCCCACTCAACCAGAGGATCTTTGCGCCTCGTGATGCCGTACCGCTCTAAGCAGGGCGAACGCCACCGGCGCCATGAACGGCGTCGTACAAAGTGCGCCGCGGCACCCCCGCGGCCCGCGCCACGTCCACGATGGCCTGCTTGCGCGGCACCCCGGCCTCCTGCATGCGAGCGACCTCCGCCACCAGCTCCCCGATGTCGGGAGGCGTCTCTCCGGGATCGTGACCGGCGACCACCAAGGTGATCTCGCCGCGCACCTCCCCGGCGGCCCAGCCGGCGAGCTCGGACAACGGTCCGCGCAGGACCTCCTCGTAGGTCTTGGTGAGCTCGCGGCACACGGCGGCCGGCCGGCCGGGGCCGAACGCCTCCGCCATGGCCTCAAGGGTGGCGGCCAGCCGGTGCGGCGCCTCGAAGAAGACCATGGTGCGCCGCTCGTCGGCCAGCGTCGCGAGGCGCCGCGCGCGCTCACCGGCCTTGCGCGGCGGGAACCCCTCGAAGCAGAACCGGTCGGACGGCAGCCCGGACACCGCGAGCGCCGTCGTCACGGCCGACGGCCCGGGAAGCGCGGTCACCTCTATGCCGGCGTCCACCGCGAGCCGCGTGAGGCGGTACCCGGGGTCGGAGACCCCCGGCATGCCGGCGTCGGTGATCACCAGCACGGTCTCGCCGCCGCGCAGCGCGCCGAGCAGCTCCTCGGCGCGCACGGCCTCGTTGGCGTCGTAGTACGACACCACCCGGCCGCCGACCGTGATCCCGAGGTCGGCGGCCAGCCGGCGCAGCCTGCGGGTGTCCTCGGCGGCCACCACGTCGGCGGCGGCGAGCGCGTCACGCAGCCGCGCGGACGCGTCGTCCACCCGGCCGATGGGGGCTCCCGCGAGCACCAGCCTGCCGTTCCCGCTCACCCGTCCATCCTCTCCCATGGGACCCGAGGTCATATGTGGGCTACTTTCCGCCTCGACTCCCCCAATTGGGGCCGTTAGAGGTGTTTCTTAGGTTGGCCGTAGAGACGGCCCCGTACGATGTGCGGGTGGCCGTGACGGACTACCCTAACCAGGACTTCGAGCAGCCGGAGCCGAAGGACGACCCGGCTCCGCCGGGCTCCGTGCGCGACCGGTTGGTCCCGCCGTTCAGCGGCAGCGCCATGTGGGGGTGGGCCGGGCCGCTGATCGTGGCGGCGTTCGGCGCGGTGCTGCGGTTCAAGGACCTCGGCAACCCCCGCGCGATCGTGTTCGACGAGACCTACTACGCCAAGGACTCGCTGTCCCTGGTGCGGTGGGGTGTCGAGCGGGTCGCGGTCAAGGACGCCGACAAGGTCCTGCTCGCCGGCAACCCCGACATCTGGCAGCGCTGCGCTCCCGACAAGATCCACGAGTGCGCGTCCTACGTCGTCCACCCGCCGCTCGGCAAGTGGATGATCGGCGCGGGTGAGTGGCTGTTCGGGGCCAACCCGTTCGGCTGGCGGTTCGCCGCCGCCGTGGTGAGCGTGATCTCGATCCTGGTGATCGCGCGGGTGGCGCGGCGCATGACGCGCTCCACGATCCTCGGCTGCATGGCGGGCCTGCTGCTCGCCGTGGACGGGCTGGCGTTCGTGCTCGGCCGCACGGCGCTGCTCGACGGTTTCCTGATGATGTGGGTCCTCGCCGGATTCGCCTGCCTGGTGGCCGACCGCGACCAGGCGCGCACCCGGCTGGCCGACTGGTACGAGACGTCGGCGCTGAGCGACACCGGTCCGCGCCTCGGGGTGCGGTGGTGGCGCATCGGCGCCGGACTGTGCCTCGGCGCCGCGTGCGCCACCAAGTGGAGCGGTGTGTTCTTCCTGGTCGCGTTCGCGGTGATGAGCGTGATGTGGGACGCTGGCGCACGGCGCGCCATCGGCCTGCGCTATCCGTACCGCGGCGCGCTCCGCCTGGACGTCCCCGCCGCGACCCTCAGCCTCGGTGTGGTCCCCGTGCTGGCCTACATGGCGAGCTGGACCGGCTGGTTCGCCACCGCCTTCGGCTACGGCCGCAACTGGTCGGAGGCCACCTCCAGCGGTCCGGCGTACTTCGTGTTCAGCTCGCTGCGCTCCTGGTGGGACTACCAGTGGATGGTCCTGAGCTTCCACACCGGCCTGGACTCCTCACACCCCTACCAGTCGCGGCCCTGGGAGTGGCCGCTGCTGCTGCGGCCGGTCGCGTTCTTCTACGAGAGCCCCACCGGCTGCGGCGCCGACAAGTGCTCCCAGGCCGTGCTCGGCGTCGGCACCCCGGTCATCTGGTACGGCGCGGTCGCCGCGCTGGTCGGCCTGATCGCGTGGTACGTCTCCGGCCGCGACTGGCGGCCCGGCGGCGTGCTGCTGGCGTACGCGGTCGGTTGGCTGCCGTGGTTCTACTACGCCATCACCGACAACCGCACGATGTTCCTGTTCTACACCGCCCCCATGATCCCCTTCATGATCCTGGCGATCGTGCTGGTCGCCGGGCTCGTCATCGGCCCGCTGGCGGCGCCGCCGGCGCGCAGGGCCGCCGGCGCGGCCGTGACCGGCGCGTTCGTCCTGCTGGCGTTGATCAACTTCTGGTGGCTGCACCCCGTGCTCACCGGCGAGATCATTCCCTACGAGGATTGGCACAGCAGGATGCTGCTCGACCGCTGGATATGACGCCGGGGTGCGCACCGGCAGCTCCGTATTACCGTTCTTCATCAGGTGGGTGACGTGGAAATCGTCCGTGGCGGAAGCCGTCGTCAGGGCCCGGGCCTATACGGCAGACTGCGAAACATGCCCGCACCCGACGTCGCCGCGCTCCTGACCGAGCTCGAACGCGTCGCCCCCGCCGCCGCCGACCGCGCGCGGGTGGCCGTCGAGTGGCTCACCGGTGGTGAGCCGCTCCAGACCGTCACGCAGCTCGATGTGTGTGAGTTCCTCTGGTACACCTTGCCGGTCAAGGTCAAGGACGATCACGCGGCCGTGGCCGCCGCGCTCGGCCGCTTACTCCGGCTCGGCGGTCTCGACCGCTACGCCGCGATCTGTGGTTCGCCGTCCACGTCGCGCATCCTGCGCACGTACGAGATGGAAGGCGAGGAGGCCGGCGCCGCCGCGTACCAGCGCGCGCTGAACGCCACCGGTGTCCTGCCGCCTGACGTGCCGGAGCTCCGCTGGAGCTCGATCATGGGGCCCGAGGAGCTCGGCGCGCACGTCGCCTGCTCGGCGGCGCTGGAGCTCGCCGTGGTGGCGGGTGACCTGCGGCCCGCCACGAGCGGGTGGAAACCCCGCGCCGAGGCCCTCACCCGGCGCTGGCTCACCGCGCCGCGCACCGAGCTCGGCGGGGACAACTGGGTGGACCGCGTGCACGGCGAACGCCTCAACCGGTGGGTGCTCGGCCGCGGCGCGGCACGCAGGGAGCTGGCCCAGCCGTTCGAGGTGCGGCTGCACGCACCCATCCCCGCGCCTGAGGGAGCACACTTCACCGCGCTGCGCCTGCTGCTCGAAACCGCCGCGCTGCCCGGCGGCCTGGTGCTCCCCTCGCGTGACGCCGCCGCGCCGTTCGCCGCCGTGGCGGCCGAGCGGTTCGGCTGGACCGGCGCCGAGAGCGGCGCGCTCGACACGCTGCACCGCATCGCCGAGCACGAGATGCGCGCGGTGCGGCGCGCCGGTGGCGCGCTGACCATCACCGCGGCCGGTCGGCGGCTGCTCGACGACCCGGCCGCGATGTGGCAGGCGGCGGCGTCCGCGCTGCTGGCGCCGGGGGAGCGCGAGCTGGAGACGTCGGTGCGCGAGGCCGGCCTGATGCTGCTCACCGGCGGCGGCCCGCTGACCTGCGCGACGCTGGCCGACCGGGTGGCCGAGGTCGTCACCGGCGAGGGGTTGCGCACCGCGACCCCCGGCGACGTCGAAGGTGCGCTGACCGACCTGTGTTTCCGTCTGCACGCGCTGCACCTGTGCACCTCGCCGGCCCACGCGGGCCGCGCCGACCAGCCGCACATGGCCGAGCTCACCGAGGTGGGCCGCGCCGCCGCGCTGACCGCGCTGCGCGGCCAGGCGCTGCGACCGCGTACCTACGTCGCCTCTCACTGAACGCGCAGCGGCGGACGGGTCGGTGCGACCCGTCCGCCGCGCTGAGCCCCGCTAGGTGCGCGCGGTGGCCCGGCCACCGAGTCGGCGGGCCATGCGCTCGTCCGCGCCACCCGTCTCCTCGTAACCCGGCTCGACCATGCCGGACATCATCATTTCCTGCCGCTGCTCCTCGAAGCGGAGCGCGAGGCCCATCGCGAAGAAGGTCGGTGCCCACTCCCCCACGAACAGGCCCCAGCGGTCGGCACGCGCGATGTCCTGCTCGTACTCCTTGGACAGGACCCACGACAGGAACGACGCTCCCACCGACATGATCCCCGCCGTGTACATCATCCCGGAGCGGATCCCCATCTTGTGCAACGCCTTGATCATCCGGCCCCCCTGTGTGGTGACACTTGACGCCTGACTCCTTCCCTTTCGGCCCCAGTCGTCACCGTAAGCAGAGGAATATGCACAATCAGTAGAGACGGAGATGACCCGCGGCTACTTCGCGGCGCTTCCCACCTTGAGCGGGTCGGACGGCGCGTCGGCCTTGGCCTTGGCCATCTGCTCCCCGAGCTCCTGCAGGCGGTTGCGGCCCATCGCCTCACGCACCTGCGGGAACCACTCCTGCTCCTCCTCCTCGACGTGGTGCCGCACGTTCTCCATCAGCACCGTCATCTTGGCGTCGAACCGCTCGTCCTTCGGGTCGAGGTCCTTCAGCTCCGACAACATCCACATCACCACGTGGTGCTCCTCGACGCTCTCCAGCACGTGGTCGTCGGTGTCCGGTGCGTCCGCGCGGGCCGCCGGGTAGAAGATCTGCTCCTCGATGTACGCGTGGGTGGTCAGCTCCTCGATGACCTTCTCCACGATGCGCTTCTTCTCGGCGTACGCCTTCTCCCCCGCCTTCTCGAACTCCTTGAACAGCTTCTCGACGGTCTTGTGGTCTTCCTTCAGCAGAACGATGGCGTCCATCCCGCGTCCCTCCCTGTGCTCGGCCGGATCTGCACCCCACCGCTTCCCCCGGATCCGCCGGTATCACCACCCGCGACCAGCGGGTTCGGTAAAGACCTTTCGGGGTAGCCGCCGAAGCCGAGGACACGGACGCGCGGGAGGGGCCGATGAGCGAACGAACACCACCGAACGGCGACCAGGGTCCCGAGCGGCCGGGGGAACTGTCGCGGCGGTCGTGGTGGGGGGTCCTGAAGCGCACCGTCCAGGAGTTCCGCGAGGACAAGGTCACCGACTGGGCCGCCGCGCTCACCTACTACTCGGTGCTGTCGATCTTCCCGGCGCTGCTCGCCGTCGTGTCCCTGCTCGGCCTGTTCGGCCAGTCGGCCACCGGGCCGCTCATCGACAACCTCGGCGCGCTGGCGCCAGGGGCCGCACGCGAGATCATCGAATCGGTGCTCGCCGCTCTGCAGGGCAGCAAGCAGGCCGCCGGGATCGCGACCGCCATCGGCGTCGCGGTCGCGCTGTGGTCGGCCTCGGGATACGTCGCGGCCTTCATGCGGGCCTCGAACGTCATGTACGAGATGCCGGAGGGACGGCCCATCTGGAAGACCCTTCCCCTGCGCCTCGGCATCACCGCCGTCCTGGTCGTCCTCATGGCCGCCGGCGCCGTCGCCGTCGTGTTCACCGGCTCACTCGCCGACCAGGCGGGACGGCTGCTCGGCATCGGCCAGACGGGGGTGGCCATCTGGGACATCGTCAAGTGGCCGGTGCTGGTGATCGTGGTGACGCTGGTGCTCGCTCTGCTGTACTGGGCCGCACCCAACGTCAGTCACCCCGGCTTCCGCTGGGTCACCCCCGGCAGCATCCTCGCGGTCGTCACCTGGATCGTCGCCTCTGCGGCCTTCGGCTTCTACGTCGCCAACTTCGCCTCGTACAGCAAGACCTACGCCGCCATGGCCGGAGTCATCGTCTTCCTGGTCTGGCTGTGGATCACCAACATCGCGGTGCTCCTCGGCGTCGAGTTCGACGCCGAACTGGCCAGGGGCCGCGCCATCGCGGCCGGCCACCCGGAGGCCGCGGAGCCGTACGTGGAGCCGCGCGACACCGCGAAGATGAACGAGAGCGAGACCGCGAAGCTGGACGACAGCGACCTGCGGAAATGACGACGATGCGCGTCCCGGGGTTCTCCCGGGACGCGCACCAGGGGTCGAGATCAGCCGGCGCTGCAGGTGAAGTTACCCGCGATCTGGCTGTCGCTGCCGCCTCTGGCGACCTGGAAGCCGAACGTCGTGGTGCCGTTCGGCGCCAGGGAGCCGTTGTAGCCGGCGTTCCTGGCGGTCATGGTGCCGCTGCCGGAGATGTTGGCGTTCCACGAGCCGACGAGGTTCTGGCCGGACGGCAGCGAGAAGGTCACCGTCCATCCGCTGATGTTCGAACCACTCGTGTTGCGCACCGTGACCGGCTGGATGACGTATCCGCCTTGCCACTGGGTCTGCGTCGTGGCCGTCACACTGCATCCGCCGGGTTCGGCCGTCGGCGTGACGGTCGGCGTCACAGTCGGGGTGACGGTCGGGGTCACCGTCGGTGTGACCGTCGGGGTGACGGTGGGGGTCACCGTGGGGGTCGGGTTGGGGGTGGCGTTGTTGAGCGCGTTGAGGACCGAGGTGTAGGCGGCCTTCTTGTTGCCGTTGCTGTCGAACAGCAGGGGGCTGGTGTTGGCGCCGAGCCAGGAGTCGCTGTCGCGGACACCCCAGACGGTGATGCCGGCGCAGCGGGCCACCGCCAGGCAGTCGTTGACCACGTTGGCGTAGGTCTGTGCGGAGCCGCCCTGGATGTCCAGTTCAGTGATCTGCACGTCGACGCCGAGCGCGGCGAAGCTGCTGATGGTGGTGCGGTAGTTGCTGTTGTAGGCGCTTTGGCTGTTGAAGTGGGACTGCAGGCCCACGCAGTCGATCGGCACGCCGCGTGACTTGAAGTCGCGCACCATGTTGTAGACGCCTTGGGTCTTGGCCCAGGACCAGTTGTCGATGTTGTAGTCGTTGTAGCAGAGCTTGGCG
The window above is part of the Sphaerisporangium rubeum genome. Proteins encoded here:
- a CDS encoding YihY/virulence factor BrkB family protein, producing the protein MSERTPPNGDQGPERPGELSRRSWWGVLKRTVQEFREDKVTDWAAALTYYSVLSIFPALLAVVSLLGLFGQSATGPLIDNLGALAPGAAREIIESVLAALQGSKQAAGIATAIGVAVALWSASGYVAAFMRASNVMYEMPEGRPIWKTLPLRLGITAVLVVLMAAGAVAVVFTGSLADQAGRLLGIGQTGVAIWDIVKWPVLVIVVTLVLALLYWAAPNVSHPGFRWVTPGSILAVVTWIVASAAFGFYVANFASYSKTYAAMAGVIVFLVWLWITNIAVLLGVEFDAELARGRAIAAGHPEAAEPYVEPRDTAKMNESETAKLDDSDLRK
- a CDS encoding endo-1,4-beta-xylanase, yielding MIDNATPRAAGRRLSLGVRSALVIGTAGVLAAGLATVVTAPAGAAESTLGAAAALSGRYFGTAISTSRLGDSQYTTIANREFNMVTAENEMKIDATEPNRGQFNFTNGDRVYNWAVQNGKRVRGHTLAWHNQQPGWMQSLSGSSLRQAMIDHINGVVGHYKGKIYAWDVVNEAFDDNNGGRRDSNLQRTGNDWIEVAFRTARAADPAAKLCYNDYNIDNWSWAKTQGVYNMVRDFKSRGVPIDCVGLQSHFNSQSAYNSNYRTTISSFAALGVDVQITELDIQGGSAQTYANVVNDCLAVARCAGITVWGVRDSDSWLGANTSPLLFDSNGNKKAAYTSVLNALNNATPNPTPTVTPTVTPTVTPTVTPTVTPTVTPTVTPTAEPGGCSVTATTQTQWQGGYVIQPVTVRNTSGSNISGWTVTFSLPSGQNLVGSWNANISGSGTMTARNAGYNGSLAPNGTTTFGFQVARGGSDSQIAGNFTCSAG
- the rsmI gene encoding 16S rRNA (cytidine(1402)-2'-O)-methyltransferase codes for the protein MGEDGRVSGNGRLVLAGAPIGRVDDASARLRDALAAADVVAAEDTRRLRRLAADLGITVGGRVVSYYDANEAVRAEELLGALRGGETVLVITDAGMPGVSDPGYRLTRLAVDAGIEVTALPGPSAVTTALAVSGLPSDRFCFEGFPPRKAGERARRLATLADERRTMVFFEAPHRLAATLEAMAEAFGPGRPAAVCRELTKTYEEVLRGPLSELAGWAAGEVRGEITLVVAGHDPGETPPDIGELVAEVARMQEAGVPRKQAIVDVARAAGVPRRTLYDAVHGAGGVRPA
- a CDS encoding hemerythrin domain-containing protein, which produces MDAIVLLKEDHKTVEKLFKEFEKAGEKAYAEKKRIVEKVIEELTTHAYIEEQIFYPAARADAPDTDDHVLESVEEHHVVMWMLSELKDLDPKDERFDAKMTVLMENVRHHVEEEEQEWFPQVREAMGRNRLQELGEQMAKAKADAPSDPLKVGSAAK
- a CDS encoding dolichyl-phosphate-mannose--protein mannosyltransferase; protein product: MTDYPNQDFEQPEPKDDPAPPGSVRDRLVPPFSGSAMWGWAGPLIVAAFGAVLRFKDLGNPRAIVFDETYYAKDSLSLVRWGVERVAVKDADKVLLAGNPDIWQRCAPDKIHECASYVVHPPLGKWMIGAGEWLFGANPFGWRFAAAVVSVISILVIARVARRMTRSTILGCMAGLLLAVDGLAFVLGRTALLDGFLMMWVLAGFACLVADRDQARTRLADWYETSALSDTGPRLGVRWWRIGAGLCLGAACATKWSGVFFLVAFAVMSVMWDAGARRAIGLRYPYRGALRLDVPAATLSLGVVPVLAYMASWTGWFATAFGYGRNWSEATSSGPAYFVFSSLRSWWDYQWMVLSFHTGLDSSHPYQSRPWEWPLLLRPVAFFYESPTGCGADKCSQAVLGVGTPVIWYGAVAALVGLIAWYVSGRDWRPGGVLLAYAVGWLPWFYYAITDNRTMFLFYTAPMIPFMILAIVLVAGLVIGPLAAPPARRAAGAAVTGAFVLLALINFWWLHPVLTGEIIPYEDWHSRMLLDRWI
- a CDS encoding dolichyl-phosphate-mannose--protein mannosyltransferase translates to MALRAFPRRIPGVSRFFADSAAPPDQASPSPASVRDRLVPPFQGSFLWGWAGPLLVTVFAAVLRLYRLGEPKAVVFDETYYAKDALSLLRYMVERTTLGSSDDPIADRRLIEGGTDLWVKCAPDNLDPCALYVAHPPLGKWMIAIGEWIFGWTPFGWRFAAAMAGTVSVLIIARVARRMTRSTILGCMAGLLLALDGMAFVLSRTALLDGFLMLWVLAGFACLVADRDQARTRLADWYETSALSDTGPRLGVRWWRIGAGLCLGAACGIKWSGVFFLVAFAVMSVMWDAGARRAVGLRRPYRGALGLDVPPAFLAFGVVPAATYVLSWFGWFSSALGWGRNWSEATSAGPAYFVFSSLRSWFSYHFQVLGYHTGLSSSHAYQSWPWEWPLLARPVAFHYKSPPCPTGTCSEAVIGVGTPIIWYGAVVALVGLIAWYFSSRDWRAGAVLLAYAAGWLPWFYYAITDKRTMFAFYTAPMIPFMILAIVLIGGLLIGPAGVASNRRAAGAAGVGAFMLLALINFWWLYPVLSAETIPYDDWYRRMLFRSWI